CACATCGGCTACCTGACGAAGTACCTCACCAAGAGCATCGGCGAGTGCTTCGAGGCCCGGACCGACCGCCAGGAGGACCACGCCGAACGGCTCTGCGCGGAGCTGGCCGTCACACCCTGCTCGCCACAGTGCCCCGTCTGGCTGCTCTACGGAGTCCAGCCCAAGGGCGCTCGGCTCTCGATGGAACCCGGCAAGTGCAAGGGCAAGGCGCACAAGCGCTCCACCCTCGGCGTGGCTGGCCGGCGGGTGCTGGTGTCGCGGAAGTGGTCCGGCAAGTCGCTCGCCGACCACAAGCACGACCGGCTCACCTTCGTTCGGCAACTGCTCGCCGACGTCGGGATCAAGCAAGACGACCAGCCCAAACGGCTTGCCTGGAACAACATCCGGCCCGGTGACCCGAACGTGCCACCACGGCCACACCTGCTGCTGCGCGCGGTCGCGGAGCGGCGCAGGTGGAAGGCGGAGTACACGGCGGCGCTGCTCGCTGCGGCTGGTCCGCCCGAAAGTTCGGCAACCGTCCAAGCTGCATGAACAGGGGGAGATCATGAACGGCAAGGTGCGTGAGCTGGGTCAGTTGATGACCGTTCCGGAGATGCTAGAAGCGCTCGGAGGGGTCTCGCGGGACACGTTCTACAAGTGGCGGCAGACCGGCAAGGGGCCTCGGTGCTTCGCCCTCCCGAACGGCGAGCTGCGGTGCCGGAAGGTGGACTTCGTCGCCTGGCTCGAAGGGCTCTACGGGGCGGCGGCATGACGACCACGTTCAAGGTCAAGTTCTGGGAGATCAAGAAGCGGACGGGGCGGAAGCGGCCGTACCCGGTCCGGTGGCTGACGGACAAGCGTGAGCACTCGGAGTGGTACGCGACCAAGGCGTTGGCCGCCGGCCGGTTGTCCGATCTTACGCGGGCGGCGCGGAACGGCGAACCGTTCGACGTGGACACGGGGCTGCCGCTCTCCGAGATTCGGCAACGGAACTCCTTGTCCTTCCTGGAGTTCTGCCAGTCCTACATGGACATGAAGTGGCCGGACGCTGCCGCGACGACGCGGGCGAGCACCGTGGAAGCCCTGGCGGGGGCTGCGGCGGCGTTCGTCCGGGATGGAGTCGGGCGGCCGGAGGTGGCGGAGCTGCGGGGCGTGCTGTCTCGGTATCTGCTGCCCCCGACCACTCGTGACGACGAGCTGTCGTCCGGTGATCAGGAAGTGGTGTCCTGGCTCGTCCGGAACTCGCGCCCGCTGGTCGACGTGACCGACGCCGTGGCCGTTCGGGGCGTGCTCGACGCGTTGGCCTCGAAGCTCGACGGCAAGGCCGCGGCTGCGACCGTCTACCAGCGGAAACGGGCGGTGCTGTTCAACCTCCTGGCCTACGCCGTGGAGCGGGAGCTGATCGCGGACAACCCGCTGACCAGGGTGAAGCGGAAGGCCGTGAAGGTCGTGGAGCAGGTCGACCCGCGCGTGGTCGCCAATCCGGGGCAGGTGGCGCGGCTGCTGACGGCGGTGACCTACGTCGGGCGGCGGAACCGTGACCGGGGCGCGCACCTCGTGGCGTTCTTCGCGGTCGGCTACTACGCGGCTGCCCGGCCTGCTGAGGGCTTGGCGCTCCGTGAGGACGACTGCACCCTGCCTGAGGAGGGCTGGGGTGTTCTCGCGCTCGGTGAGTCGCGACCGGCGGCGGGGAAGCGGTGGACGGACTCGGGGGAGGTCCACGACCGGCGCGGCCTCAAGCACCGGGGGCGGAAGGAGGTCCGCCAGGTGCCCATCCCGCCGGTTCTGGTCGGCGTCCTGCGGAACCACCTCGACCGGTACGGCACCGGGCCTGACGGTCGGCTGTTCCGGTCGCCGAACGGCGGGATGGTCTCCTCGTCCACCTACTTCCGGGTGTGGGAGGAGGCGCGCCTGTACGCCCTGACGCCCTCCCAGGTGGCCTCT
This region of Saccharothrix longispora genomic DNA includes:
- a CDS encoding helix-turn-helix transcriptional regulator, encoding MTVPEMLEALGGVSRDTFYKWRQTGKGPRCFALPNGELRCRKVDFVAWLEGLYGAAA
- a CDS encoding tyrosine-type recombinase/integrase produces the protein MTTTFKVKFWEIKKRTGRKRPYPVRWLTDKREHSEWYATKALAAGRLSDLTRAARNGEPFDVDTGLPLSEIRQRNSLSFLEFCQSYMDMKWPDAAATTRASTVEALAGAAAAFVRDGVGRPEVAELRGVLSRYLLPPTTRDDELSSGDQEVVSWLVRNSRPLVDVTDAVAVRGVLDALASKLDGKAAAATVYQRKRAVLFNLLAYAVERELIADNPLTRVKRKAVKVVEQVDPRVVANPGQVARLLTAVTYVGRRNRDRGAHLVAFFAVGYYAAARPAEGLALREDDCTLPEEGWGVLALGESRPAAGKRWTDSGEVHDRRGLKHRGRKEVRQVPIPPVLVGVLRNHLDRYGTGPDGRLFRSPNGGMVSSSTYFRVWEEARLYALTPSQVASPLAGRPYDLRHAAVSLWLNGGVPAPEVAERAGHSVDVLLKVYAKCIDGQRETVNKTIEGLFTE